The Streptomyces sp. NBC_01142 genomic interval GACGGTGGGGGCGCCGACGTGTTCGCCCACTTCTCGAACATCGCCGCCCAAGGCTTCCGCGAGCTGCTCGAAGGCCAGAAGGTCACCTTCGACATCGCGACGGGCCAGAAGGGCCCGACGGCCGAGAACATCGTTCTCGCCTGACGCTGACGCGGACTTCGTAGCTGGGGCCCGCATCCCTCGGGGTGCGGGCCCCAGCTACGGACATTTCCCACAGCGGTGTCACCTGTGGGACAACTCTGCCCGCAGCCCCATGCTCAGGGTTGCACGCCTTTCCGGAGCTGTACCGGTCGACGTCCGGGATTTCACGTCCACATGACGTCACCCATTTCATTGCCTGCATCCCGCACCGGATTCACTGCAAACCAGATTCGCATTCTATTCGGCCCGTTCTTGTGATTCCCCGCGCTGCTCTTCCGCTGCGGGAATTCCTTGATACGTGCCGTATCAAGGAAGGTTCTCAATGAACCCCACACGTACGAACGGCCGCTCCTCCCGCCCCCGCCGCACCGACGGCCCCGCTTTCGGCTCCGGCGCCCGTTCGGGGCGGGGCGGCCGCTTCGGCTCGCCCGCCCCGAGCCGTTCAGGCGCTCCGGTCCGCTCTGGCGGCCACGGCCGGCGGCCCGCAGCGGTCCAGGGCGAGTTCGCCCTGCCGAAGACGATCACTCCCGCGCTGCCCGCGGTCGAGGCGTTCGCGGACCTCGACATGCCCGAGCAGTTGCTGGCCGCGCTCACCGCGCAAGGCGTGAGCGTCCCGTTCCCGATCCAGGGCGCGACCCTGCCCAACACCCTCGCGGGCCGCGACGCCCTGGGACGCGGGCGCACCGGCTCCGGCAAGACCCTCGCCTTCGGCCTGGCCCTGCTGGCCCGTACCGCCGGGCAGCGCGCCGAGCCCCGCCAGCCGCTGGCCCTGATCCTTGTTCCCACCCGCGAGCTAGCGCAGCAGGTGACCGACGCACTCACCCCCTACGCCCGCTCGGTGAAGCTGCGGCTTGCCACCGTCGTCGGCGGAATGTCGATCGGCAGGCAGGCCAATGCGCTGCGCGGTGGCGCCGAGGTCGTCGTCGCGACGCCGGGCCGCCTCAAGGACCTCATCGACCGCGGTGACTGCCGACTGAACCAGGTCGCGATCACCGTCCTGGACGAGGCCGACCAGATGGCCGACATGGGCTTCATGCCCCAGGTCACCGAACTCCTGGACCAGGTACGCCCCGAGGGCCAGCGGATGCTGTTCTCCGCCACCCTCGACCGCAACGTCGACCGGCTGGTCCGCCGCTACCTCACCGATCCGGTCGTCCACTCCGTCGACCCGTCCGCAGGCGCGGTCACCACGATGGAGCATCACGTGCTGCACGTCCACGGCGCCGACAAGCACCGGACGACGACGGAGATCGCGGCGCGCGAGGGCCGGGTGATCATGTTCCTGGACACCAAGCACGCCGTTGACCGGCTGACGCAGGACCTGCTGAACAGCGGTGTCCGGGCCGCCGCCCTGCACGGCGGGAAGTCGCAGCCGCTGCGCACCCGGACCCTGGCCCAGTTCAAGACCGGCCACGTCACCGTGCTCGTCGCGACGAACGTCGCGGCGCGCGGCATCCACGTCGACAACCTCGACCTCGTCGTCAACGTCGACCCGCCGACCGACCACAAGGACTACCTCCACCGCGGCGGCCGTACCGCGCGGGCCGGGGAGTCCGGCAGCGTCGTCACCTTGGTCACCCCCAACCAGCGCCGGGACATGACCCGCCTCATGACAGCGGCTGGCATCGTGCCCCAGACCACCCAGGTCCGCTCCGGCGAAGAGGCACTCAGCCAGATCACCGGCGCCCAGACCCCCTCCGGCATCCCCGTGACGATCACCGCGCCGGTAGTCGAGCGGCGTCAGCGCAGCGCGGCCTCACGCGGCCGACGCAGCCCCGCATCGGCTGCCCGGCGCATGACCGCGCGGCAGACCTCCTTCGACGCGGCGGCCTAGAACCTTCGTGATCAGGAAACTGACCCACCACTGCAGGAGGCACCTTTTGACGCTGGTTCAGATGCAGCCCCGCTCGGCGAATGCCACCCCCGTACACAGGACGGCGGCCGACGCCATGGACACCGGCGCACCGCAGGTCTGCGACGACATGACCCTCGAGGTCGCCCTGTCCGTCATGGACAGCGCCCGCACCGGACACCTCCTCGTCTGCGACAACGACGGCCTGTGCACCCAACTGGTCACCCAGGCCCAGCTCGCCGCCGCCCGCGACAGCTCCGCGTACACGGACCGGATCCAACTGCGCGACATCCTCGGCGACCGCCGGCCGTTCCCCCCTCCCCTGACCACGATGGCCGAAGCCGAGCACGCGATGCACTGCCGCCGCCTCGATGCCCCGCCTGTCGTCGACGAACACGGCAGTGCTCTGGGCGTCCTCGCCCTTGCTCGCTGAACCGCCTCAACCGCGGCAGAACCATCCCCCTTCGGTCCTCTCCTTGTGAGGCATCATGCGCTGTGTCATCGCCCGCTTCCCGTTCGACCTCACCAAGAGCGGCGTCCTGGAATCGATGAAGGGCATCAGGCCCGAGCAGGTCTTCGGCGAGTCCGTGATCATCGGCCGCCGCACCTACCCCGTCAAGCAGGTCGGCCAGGTCGTCACACGCCAGGACCGCCGCGACTTCAGCGCCGGCGAAGTCCTCCGGGCCATGACCCAGCTCGGCTTCACCTGCCGCGGCCTTCCCAAGGCCGCCGCGCCCACGCGCGTCCTCAACCCGTTCCAACAGGCTTCCGCGATGCTCGGCGCCCCCGCGGCAGCCTGACCGACGGGCAGGCGCGAGCCGCCACCAAAACAGCGATGAGGGCCCGACCGGAATACGCCGGTCGGACCCTCACCGCATACCGGCGGCTTCTCGACGCGACAGTTGGTCAGTGGTCGGAGTAGCTGAAGTCGCCCATGGTCCAGGCACTGACGTCCTCGATCGCCACGCGGTACATCCCGCCCGTCTCCGGGATCCCCACCGCGCCCTCGCGGGCGCCCGCGCCTTCCGAGGCACATTGACGTCGCCGCTCCGAACGTGGCTCCTGTGGCACCCGCCACAACTCTCGTATGCGCACGCTAAGCTACCGGTGCGCGGCTGACCTGCGAAACGGTCACTGGCTCGGGCGTAGGGGAAGCGAGCCCGCGTTCATCTCGATGCCGGTGCGAAGCTCCCCAGTTCGGCCCCCACTCCGACCAGCGACGCTGCCGCTCATCACGTTCCTGGGGCCGGCGCACGGGAACGGATGGGAACCTGGTGGGATCGGGAACGATGCGGCAAGGCCGAGCGAGGGCGGCCACCCGCACCTACCCTGACCTGCAACGTTCCTGAGAATCAGGTCATGTTGATCAAGATCGTGATGATCATGTGCTGACTCGTAATGCGTAGGTCTCGGGTTCGAATCCCGAAGGCGGCTCTGTAGAAGCCTCAGGACTCACTCGCCGTGACCTGGGGCTCTTGCTTTTCCCCGGTGCGGGAGTGGGGCTCGCTCACCGCCTGTGCCGCCCCCGCCCGGCCGGGCGCCCCGGGAGAGGGCGCAGCCGGGTGCCTCCGGATCAGCTCCAGGCCGGATGGCGCCGGCCCGCCAGGGCCGTGACCAGCGTGTCCCATGCTTCGGCGGGCATCGACTCGGCGTCCTCGACCAGGCGCGCGAGCGATGTGCGCACGTCGGCGACGAGTTCGGCGGTGGGGCGGGTGGCGTCGTGTTCGGCGGCACGGGCAAGTGCCGCGCTGCCGGCCCTCGGCGTGGGCTCGGCACCTGTGCGGGCCACGGTCAGCAGCCACACGTAGGCGTCGGCACTGCGCGCCACGTGGGTGGCGACGTGGCCACCGGTCCAGCCCGGCAGCGCCGAGGGAGCGCGCGCGTCCGTGTCGGTCAGGGCGGTGAGGGTGGCGGCGAACCGGGCGGCGGAGCGGGCTGTTTCGCCGATGACGTCGGAGATGTCCATGCGGTCGTGTCGGGGCATGCCGGAAAGGTTGCCTCAATGGCCCGTCATCCACGTCGGGGTACGTGTCGGCCCGCGCGGGAGTCGGTGACCCCGCGAGCCGGTGCAACAGTCGGTTGCAATCCGGAATTTGATCCACCGGTGGAGT includes:
- a CDS encoding cold-shock protein translates to MASGTVKWFNAAKGFGFIEQDGGGADVFAHFSNIAAQGFRELLEGQKVTFDIATGQKGPTAENIVLA
- a CDS encoding DEAD/DEAH box helicase; this translates as MNPTRTNGRSSRPRRTDGPAFGSGARSGRGGRFGSPAPSRSGAPVRSGGHGRRPAAVQGEFALPKTITPALPAVEAFADLDMPEQLLAALTAQGVSVPFPIQGATLPNTLAGRDALGRGRTGSGKTLAFGLALLARTAGQRAEPRQPLALILVPTRELAQQVTDALTPYARSVKLRLATVVGGMSIGRQANALRGGAEVVVATPGRLKDLIDRGDCRLNQVAITVLDEADQMADMGFMPQVTELLDQVRPEGQRMLFSATLDRNVDRLVRRYLTDPVVHSVDPSAGAVTTMEHHVLHVHGADKHRTTTEIAAREGRVIMFLDTKHAVDRLTQDLLNSGVRAAALHGGKSQPLRTRTLAQFKTGHVTVLVATNVAARGIHVDNLDLVVNVDPPTDHKDYLHRGGRTARAGESGSVVTLVTPNQRRDMTRLMTAAGIVPQTTQVRSGEEALSQITGAQTPSGIPVTITAPVVERRQRSAASRGRRSPASAARRMTARQTSFDAAA
- a CDS encoding CBS domain-containing protein; its protein translation is MTLVQMQPRSANATPVHRTAADAMDTGAPQVCDDMTLEVALSVMDSARTGHLLVCDNDGLCTQLVTQAQLAAARDSSAYTDRIQLRDILGDRRPFPPPLTTMAEAEHAMHCRRLDAPPVVDEHGSALGVLALAR
- a CDS encoding SCO5918 family protein, with the protein product MRCVIARFPFDLTKSGVLESMKGIRPEQVFGESVIIGRRTYPVKQVGQVVTRQDRRDFSAGEVLRAMTQLGFTCRGLPKAAAPTRVLNPFQQASAMLGAPAAA
- a CDS encoding maleylpyruvate isomerase family mycothiol-dependent enzyme, which codes for MPRHDRMDISDVIGETARSAARFAATLTALTDTDARAPSALPGWTGGHVATHVARSADAYVWLLTVARTGAEPTPRAGSAALARAAEHDATRPTAELVADVRTSLARLVEDAESMPAEAWDTLVTALAGRRHPAWS